One part of the Musa acuminata AAA Group cultivar baxijiao chromosome BXJ1-5, Cavendish_Baxijiao_AAA, whole genome shotgun sequence genome encodes these proteins:
- the LOC135673925 gene encoding uncharacterized protein LOC135673925 has translation MALLLGLNQKEDEPLSHFVNRFMTQIHGLSDAHPSLLMQAFMTGLRPSRFFWSLVERPPAAVPEMLQRASQFIAAETWMAGKQEEHKKVKSEPPRQQQPATSRRKLDRPDLRPPLPALNSSRTEIFLHERGKGLLRDPHPMKNPRELADRSKGHLGQYLRPNKEQSPRPEGPVERHIDVIAGGPASGGGSMSGRKAYARAAPDEASEHEPEPEITFPTGAAERPDHDDALVISARAANTQIRRIMVDTGSSANILYFDAFQKLGLARENLSPMCSALTGFTGDSISPLGAITLPLTLGTPPRSKTVMTTFLVVNLPTAYNAILGRPTLNKVRAVVSTYYQTIKFPTRAGVGLNNACPKDCYPLPKIDQLVDAMAGHARLSFMDTYSGYNQIRMAPEDREHTAFLTGQGVYFYKVMPFGLKNAGATY, from the exons atggcgttgctcctggggctcaaccagaaggaggatgagcccctctcccattttgtgaaccgattTATGACACAAATCCATggattgtcggatgctcacccctctctcttgatgcaggccTTCATGACTGGCCTGCgcccctccaggttcttctggtcgctcgtaGAGCGGCCCCCGGCCGCGGttcccgagatgctccaacgcgCCAGTCAGTTTATCGCCGCGGAAACCTGGATGGCTGGAAAGCAGGAGGAGCACAAAAAGGTCAAGTCAGAGCCGCCTCGACAGCAACAACCCGCCACCTCTCGGCGAAAGTTAGACAGACCTGACCTGAGGCCccctcttcccgccttgaattcCTCCCGGACTGAAATATTCCTGCACGAGAGGGGAAAGGGGCTCCTCAGGgaccctcacccgatgaagaacccgcgggagctcgcagaccgttcgaa gggtcatctcggccagtacctccggccgAACAAAGAGCAGTCGCCTCGCCCAGAGGGCCCCGTCGAGCGACACATTGATGTGATAGCCGGGGGCCCCGCATCCGGGGGAGGTTCCATGTCGGGCCGAAAGGCGTATGCCCGAGCCGCTCCAGACGAAGCCTCGGAACATGAGCCcgagcccgagatcaccttccccACCGGAGCTGCCGAGCGACCTGACCACGATGATGCCTTGGTGATATCGGCTAGGGCAGCCAACACGCAAATaaggaggatcatggtcgacacggggagctcggccaacatactctacttcgatgccttccagaagctgggcCTGGCCAGGGAAAATCTAAGCCCGATGTGCTCAGCGCTCACCGgtttcacgggagattcaatatcgccCCTGGGGGCTATTACTTTGCCCTTGACCCTGGGGACCCCACCAaggtcgaagacggtgatgaccacttTCTTGGTGGTCAACCTCCCCACTGCTTACAATGCCATACTTGGTCGTCCGACCCTCAAtaaggtcagagccgtcgtctcgacctactaccagaccATCAAGTTCCCAACCCGTGCGGGAGTTGG cctcaacaatgcatgccctaaagactgctaccccctcccaaagatcgaccagctggtcgatgcgATGGCCGGCCACGCGCGACTCTCTTTTATGGACACCTACTCAGGgtataaccagatcaggatggcgcccgaagacagaGAGCACACGGCCTTCCTTACCGGTCAAGGGGtgtacttctacaaggtcatgccgttcgggctAAAGAATGCTGGAGCCACATACTAG
- the LOC135675040 gene encoding protein BIG GRAIN 1-like, translating into MERWGKERQRRGHECPSFSSTLLDAIYRSMDESDAGGAPEPSLAASRRPAMVVSERAGSRPRGLPPISTSSSSDNTSYGGFSSSSEPESASSHRARLRPIRSGKAPARCTAVSSPPTRPTPPPPLQQQQRISSPPVVHHRERTKSSSIRSKLWDLGRSKAPASPGGRLAALLNSLFASAAKRPKKSKTPTATAAGAVGGYDDSACSTLSSHSRSCLVKAPSSRRAPPAEDEGAKRSVRFHPMSVVVGEDLRPCGQKNVYAGDRAAEGRRRTVATEVEGKGKTKTRMRVEELLRRFEDGEEEDGEISDSSSDLFELENLTVMTGGEGYRDELPVYETTHAATNRAISRGLVP; encoded by the coding sequence ATGGAGAGATGGGGGAAGGAGCGGCAGCGGCGTGGTCACGAGTGCCCATCCTTCTCCTCCACGCTGCTCGACGCAATCTACCGTTCCATGGACGAGTCCGACGCCGGAGGAGCGCCCGAGCCTTCCCTCGCCGCCTCGAGGAGGCCCGCCATGGTGGTCAGCGAGAGGGCGGGGAGCCGACCCCGTGGCCTCCCGCCCATCTCTACCTCGAGCTCCTCAGATAATACCAGCTACGggggcttctcctcctcctccgagcCTGAGTCGGCGTCGAGCCACCGAGCCCGACTCAGGCCTATCCGTAGCGGGAAGGCGCCGGCTCGCTGCACCGCCGTCTCCAGCCCTCCTACTCGTCCTACCCCGCCGCCACcgctgcagcagcagcaacggATCTCCTCGCCGCCGGTCGTACACCACCGCGAGAGGACGAAGTCGAGCTCGATCCGGAGCAAGCTCTGGGATCTGGGGCGATCCAAGGCGCCAGCGTCACCAGGGGGCCGCCTCGCCGCCCTCCTGAACTCTCTTTTCGCCTCCGCAGCCAAAAGACCGAAGAAGTCCAAAACCCCGACCGCCACCGCCGCGGGCGCCGTCGGCGGCTACGACGACTCGGCCTGCTCCACTCTGTCATCTCACTCCCGATCGTGCCTCGTCAAGGCGCCGTCGTCGAGGCGGGCACCACCGGCGGAGGACGAGGGAGCCAAGAGGTCGGTGCGGTTCCACCCGATGAGCGTGGTCGTGGGCGAGGACCTGCGGCCGTGCGGGCAGAAGAACGTGTACGCTGGCGATCGGGCGGCGGAGGGGAGGCGGCGAACGGTGGCGACGGAGGTGGAAGGGAAGGGGAAGACAAAGACGAGGATGAGGGTGGAAGAACTCCTGAGAAGGTTCGAAGACGGGGAAGAAGAAGACGGAGAGATCAGCGACTCGAGCTCGGATCTGTTCGAGCTGGAGAATCTGACGGTGATGACAGGGGGAGAGGGATATAGGGATGAGCTTCCAGTGTACGAGACTACGCATGCCGCTACTAATCGCGCCATTTCTCGTGGACTCGTCCCCtaa